Proteins from one Hemiscyllium ocellatum isolate sHemOce1 chromosome 6, sHemOce1.pat.X.cur, whole genome shotgun sequence genomic window:
- the c1qtnf9 gene encoding complement C1q and tumor necrosis factor-related protein 9A: MQIWLLFVLIMLANTEVLRREMCTGGHPGIPGNPGHNGIPGRDGRDGSVGEKGDTGEIGKVGPPGPMGPKGEPGEQGPSGAPGAKGRRGEQGSKGTPGKIGPKGIPGPFGHKGQKGELGLQGWQGVKGDLGPRGPKGDKGPIGFQGNIGLPGPIGPTGVRGPKGEVGREGPRGRPGIQGEKGDKGEIGEKGNTGENALIRNSAFSVGLTEVSKWPRSGSPIKFEKVIYNNQNHYNVSTGKFTCVFSGVYYFVYHITVYVKHVRVALYKNGALVLNTFDSYQNSEDQAAGGTLLHLQTGDQVWLQVIGGDSYNGLFADNDDDTVFTGFLLFTE; the protein is encoded by the exons ATGCAGATCTGGTTACTTTTTGTTCTGATCATGCTGGCAAATACTGAGGTACTCCGAAGGGAAATGTGCACAGGTGGACATCCTGGAATTCCAGGAAATCCTGGTCACAATGGAATACCTGGAAGGGATGGAAGAGATGGGTCTGTGGGTGAAAAAGGCGATACAG GTGAAATCGGGAAAGTTGGACCTCCAGGCCCCATGGGACCAAAAGGTGAACCTGGCGAACAAG GGCCATCTGGTGCACCTGGTGCCAAAGGAAGAAGAGGTGAACAAGGAAGTAAGGGAACACCTGGCAAAATAGGACCAAAAGGAATTCCTGGACCATTTGGGCACAAAGGCCAAAAGGGAGAACTAGGACTGCAAGGATGGCAAGGTGTAAAAGGGGACTTAGGACCTCGAGGTCCAAAAGGGGACAAGGGACCTATTGGATTTCAGGGGAATATTGGTTTACCAGGTCCTATTGGGCCTACTGGTGTAAGAGGTCCCAAAGGAGAAGTAGGAAGGGAAGGCCCCAGGGGACGTCCTGGAATTCAAGGTGAAAAAGGAGATAAAGGGGAAATAGGGGAGAAAGGgaacactggagagaatgcatTGATAAGGAATAGTGCATTTAGTGTTGGCTTGACAGAAGTTTCCAAATGGCCTCGTTCAGGcagtccaatcaagtttgaaaaaGTCATATATAACAACCAAAATCACTATAACGTCTCCACAGGGAAATTTACCTGTGTATTTTCTGGGGTTTATTATTTTGTTTATCATATCACTGTCTATGTCAAACATGTCAGGGTTGCTTTATATAAGAATGGTGCTTTGGTTCTCAATACTTTTGATAGCTATCAGaatagtgaggatcaggctgcaGGAGGTACTCTACTGCATTTACAAACTGGAGATCAAGTATGGCTTCAAGTAATTGGTGGGGATTCTTACAATGGACTGTTTGCAGACAACGATGATGATACTGTTTTTACGGGGTTTCTGTTGTTTACTGAATAA